Proteins found in one Lachancea thermotolerans CBS 6340 chromosome C complete sequence genomic segment:
- the ATP1 gene encoding F1F0 ATP synthase subunit alpha (highly similar to uniprot|P07251 Saccharomyces cerevisiae YBL099W ATP1 Alpha subunit of the F1 sector of mitochondrial F1F0 ATP synthase which is a large evolutionarily conserved enzyme complex required for ATP synthesis), translating into MLSRSALRSAARSIAAVNVARTMNKVARPALMVAGRRYASAKAQPTEVSSILEERIRGVSEETNLNETGRVLSVGDGIARVFGLNNVQAEELVEFSSGVKGMALNLEPGQVGIVLFGSDRLVKEGEVVKRTGQIVDVPVGPDMLGRVVDALGNPIDGKGPIEAAGRSRAQVKAPGILPRRSVHEPVQTGLKAVDALVPIGRGQRELIIGDRQTGKTAVALDTILNQKRWNNGSDESKKLYCVYVAVGQKRSTVAQLVQTLEQHDAMKYTVIVAATASEAAPLQYIAPFTAAAIGEWFRDNGRHALIVYDDLSKQAVAYRQLSLLLRRPPGREAYPGDVFYLHSRLLERAAKMSEKNGAGSLTALPVIETQGGDVSAYIPTNVISITDGQIFLEAELFYKGIRPAINVGLSVSRVGSAAQVKALKQVAGSLKLFLAQYREVAAFAQFGSDLDASTKQTLARGERLTQLLKQSQYSPMAAEEQVPLIYAGVNGYLDNIELSRIAEFEGSFLAYLKSNHDEIISAIREKGELSKELLGALKSATESFVATF; encoded by the coding sequence ATGTTGTCTCGCTCTGCTCTGCGCTCAGCCGCCAGATCGATCGCCGCCGTCAATGTCGCGCGCACTATGAACAAAGTTGCTAGACCAGCCTTGATGGTCGCTGGCAGAAGATACGCCTCTGCCAAGGCGCAGCCTACTGAGGTCTCCTCCATCCTGGAGGAGAGAATCAGAGGTGTTTCCGAGGAAACTAACCTGAATGAGACCGGCCGTGTCTTGTCCGTCGGTGACGGTATCGCCCGTGTTTTCGGTTTGAACAACGTGCAGGCCGAGGAGTTGGTCGAGTTCTCTTCCGGTGTGAAGGGTATGGCTCTGAACTTGGAGCCTGGCCAAGTCGGTATTGTGTTGTTCGGTTCCGACAGATTGGTCAAGGAGGGTGAGGTTGTTAAGAGAACAGGTCAGATTGTTGATGTCCCAGTGGGTCCCGACATGCTGGGCAGAGTTGTTGACGCCTTGGGTAACCCAATTGATGGTAAGGGTCCTATCGAAGCTGCTGGCCGTTCCAGAGCTCAGGTCAAGGCCCCAGGTATTTTGCCTAGAAGATCTGTGCACGAGCCTGTTCAGACCGGTCTAAAGGCCGTCGACGCTTTGGTCCCAATCGGTAGAGGTCAAAGAGAGTTGATCATTGGTGACCGTCAGACTGGTAAGACCGCCGTCGCCCTGGACACCATCTTGAACCAGAAGAGATGGAACAACGGCTCCGACgagagcaagaagctgtACTGTGTTTACGTCGCTGTTGGTCAAAAGAGATCCACCGTCGCCCAGTTGGTGCAGACCTTGGAGCAGCACGACGCCATGAAGTACACTGTCATCGTCGCCGCCACTGCTTCTGAGGCCGCTCCTCTGCAGTACATTGCTCCTTTCACTGCCGCCGCTATCGGTGAGTGGTTCAGAGACAACGGCAGACACGCCCTGATCGTCTACGACGATTTGTCCAAGCAAGCTGTTGCCTACCGTCAATTGTCTCTGTTGTTGAGACGTCCTCCTGGTCGTGAGGCTTACCCAGGTGATGTTTTCTACTTGCACTCCAGACTTTTGGAGAGAGCTGCCAAGATGTCCGAGAAGAATGGTGCTGGTTCTCTGACCGCTTTGCCAGTCATTGAGACCCAGGGTGGTGATGTGTCCGCCTACATTCCAACTAACGTCATTTCCATTACCGATGGCCAAATTTTCTTGGAGGCTGAGTTGTTCTACAAGGGTATCAGACCTGCTATCAACGTCGGTTTGTCCGTCTCTCGTGTCGGTTCCGCCGCTCAGGTCAAGGCCTTGAAGCAGGTCGCTGGTtccttgaagcttttcttggcCCAATACAGAGAAGTCGCTGCCTTCGCTCAGTTCGGTTCTGACTTGGATGCTTCTACCAAGCAAACCCTGGCTAGAGGTGAGAGATTGACTCAGCTGCTGAAACAGTCCCAATACTCCCCAATGGCTGCCGAAGAGCAAGTCCCACTGATTTACGCCGGTGTTAACGGTTACTTGGACAACATTGAGCTATCCAGAATTGCCGAGTTCGAGggctctttcttggcctACTTGAAGTCCAACCACGACGAGATCATCTCCGCCATCAGAGAGAAGGGTGAGTTGTCCAAGGAGTTGTTGGGTGCCTTGAAATCCGCCACTGAGTCTTTCGTTGCCACTTTCTAA
- the CCL1 gene encoding TFIIH complex kinase subunit CCL1 (similar to uniprot|P37366 Saccharomyces cerevisiae YPR025C CCL1 Cyclin associated with protein kinase Kin28p which is the TFIIH-associated carboxy- terminal domain (CTD) kinase involved in transcription initiation at RNA polymerase II promoters) → MTTTPKPSNGADAKAKEQGSLRVTDDDLYRHSSQYRVWSFTPEQLTQRRAEVNARATAKIEQNLRAFRETHLALTAEELAAIEEKAVPVSTEEELLLVSYFARMILSFAGKMNLPTEVAATAVSFFRKFYLSNSVSEISPKEVFHTALFFSCKSENYFIGVESFAKKAKTNPSAVLKHEFKLLESLNFTLMNHHPYKALHGFFLDIQSVLAGKVDMNYMGQVYTDCKKIITDALLTDAVYFYSPPQITLAALLIADEALTMRYLQMKFMITEEGPTENSQGEKQDSKEGASISIPGQKLLEIIKECKEIISNKVAPPKEDAVKVTAKIHYSQNPLTVLDRLKRQRESNSTGATPGQTPIPEDSQTKRPKTDGATN, encoded by the coding sequence ATGACTACTACGCCTAAACCTAGCAATGGTGCTGAtgcaaaagccaaagagcaGGGATCGCTGCGTGTAACCGACGACGATTTATACAGGCATTCGTCACAGTATAGAGTATGGTCTTTCACTCCTGAACAACTCACGCAGAGAAGAGCCGAGGTCAATGCAAGAGCTACAGCCAAGATTGAGCAAAATTTGCGAGCATTTAGAGAGACCCACCTAGCTCTGACAGCAGAGGAGCTTGCTGCCatagaagaaaaggcaGTGCCTGTGTCTacagaggaagagctgttACTCGTGAGCTACTTTGCACGCATGATTTTGTCATTCGCAGGCAAGATGAACCTCCCAACAGAGGTTGCTGCTACAGCAGTATCATTTTTCCGAAAGTTCTACCTTTCTAATTCCGTCTCAGAAATCTCTCCTAAAGAAGTGTTTCACACagccctcttcttttcctgtAAATCTGAGAACTACTTCATTGGTGTCGAGTCCTTTGCCAAGAAAGCAAAGACTAACCCCAGTGCAGTTTTAAAGCATGAGTTCAAACTTTTAGAAAGCCTGAACTTTACCCTTATGAACCACCACCCCTACAAAGCCTTACAtggttttttcttggaCATTCAAAGTGTTTTGGCTGGTAAGGTTGATATGAACTATATGGGTCAAGTTTACACGGACTGCAAGAAAATAATTACAGATGCTTTGCTCACAGATGCCGTGTATTTTTATTCGCCGCCTCAAATAACGCTGGCCGCGCTGTTGATTGCTGACGAAGCACTGACGATGAGATACCTGCAGATGAAGTTTATGATTACCGAAGAAGGTCCCACTGAAAACTCACAAGGTGAGAAACAAGATTCCAAAGAGGGTGCTTCGATCTCTATTCCAGGACAAAAGCTCCTCGAGATTATAAAAGAATGTAAAGAAATTATTTCCAACAAGGTTGCCCCGCCTAAGGAGGATGCTGTAAAGGTGACAGCAAAGATACATTACAGCCAAAATCCACTCACAGTACTCGATCGCCTGAAGAGGCAGAGGGAGTCTAATAGCACTGGAGCTACTCCTGGACAAACACCAATACCAGAAGATAGTCAgacaaaaaggccaaagaCTGATGGGGCAACAAATTGA
- the YME1 gene encoding i-AAA protease YME1 (highly similar to uniprot|P32795 Saccharomyces cerevisiae YPR024W YME1 Mitochondrial inner membrane protease of the AAA family responsible for degradation of unfolded or misfolded mitochondrial gene products mutation causes an elevated rate of mitochondrial turnover), with product MSLSRVIVNSLLINGGIIRPIASRLPLLAACGMRRTLLMRRGFVQRHRYSTVGSGPDNNPSTQKGSQAGPGSLGGAAASNTSGTPQGGEASDSSPVSHAILAQNEQLANKDLNNPTAQAEFYRLLLRSDYPQYVVSRFETPGIASSPECMKFYMEALQKIGRHADAEVVKQSLLNGTTSRLGSASGGAEFQKQTASASTGGATGYNPYFGSRKEPIHVVVTESTFTIVSRWVKWLVVFGLVTYGVTEGFKYITENTTLLKSSEVADKSVDVAKTNVKFDDVRGCDEARAELEEIVDFLKDPTKYESLGGKLPKGVLLTGPPGTGKTLLARATAGEAGVDFFFMSGSEFDEVYVGVGAKRIRELFSQARARAPAIVFIDELDAIGGKRNPKDQAYAKQTLNQLLVELDGFSQSSGIIIIGATNFPESLDKALTRPGRFDKVVNVDLPDVRGRTDILKHHMKKVTLASDVDPTIIARGTPGLSGAELMNLVNQAAVYACQQNAIAVDMNHFEWAKDKILMGAERKTMVLTEATRKATAFHEAGHAIMAMYTPGATPLYKATILPRGRALGITFQLPEMDKVDITKKECLARLDVCMGGKIAEEIIYGKENTTSGCGSDLQGATNTARAMITQYGMSEQVGPVNLADKWESWSGKIRDIADNEVIEVLKASEERTRKLLNERSKELHRLAQGLVEYETLDSKEMDLVCKGEPLSKAKMMTNKVIEGPDSDERKELGDKSKVPVLIKA from the coding sequence ATGAGTCTTTCGAGAGTTATAGTGAACTCGCTTTTAATTAATGGTGGGATCATTAGACCCATAGCATCTAGACTGCCGCTCCTTGCAGCGTGCGGGATGAGAAGGACCCTTCTGATGAGGAGAGGCTTTGTACAGCGTCACCGGTACTCTACCGTAGGAAGCGGGCCGGACAACAACCCCAGCACGCAAAAAGGATCTCAAGCCGGCCCCGGAAGCTTGGGGGGAGCGGCAGCATCTAATACCTCAGGCACCCCACAAGGCGGCGAGGCTTCAGATTCGAGCCCAGTCTCGCACGCAATTCTAGCACAAAATGAGCAGCTAGCCAATAAAGACCTTAACAACCCTACAGCACAAGCGGAGTTTTATaggcttttgttgagatCAGACTACCCGCAGTATGTTGTTTCGAGATTCGAGACACCCGGAATCGCCTCTTCGCCAGAATGTATGAAATTTTACATGGAGGCGTTGCAAAAAATTGGAAGACATGCAGATGCCGAGGTAGTTAAGCAATCCCTGTTGAACGGCACTACTTCCCGGCTGGGGAGTGCGTCAGGTGGAGCCGAGTTCCAAAAGCAAACGGCATCGGCCTCCACCGGTGGTGCCACTGGCTACAACCCATACTTCGGGTCGCGTAAAGAGCCCATTCATGTCGTTGTCACAGAATCGACATTCACAATAGTGTCGAGATGGGTAAAGTGGCTAGTAGTATTTGGCCTGGTCACTTATGGAGTCACAGAAGGCTTCAAATACATTACTGAAAATACGACACTTTTGAAATCTTCCGAGGTTGCAGACAAATCCGTTGATGTTGCCAAGACTAATGTCAAATTCGATGATGTTCGTGGGTGTGATGAAGCTCGCGCAGAATTAGAAGAGATCGTTGACTTCCTTAAAGATCCTACCAAGTACGAGTCTCTCGGTGGCAAACTACCAAAAGGTGTGCTTCTAACAGGACCCCCAGGAACGGGTAAGACTTTGTTGGCAAGAGCTACTGCAGGCGAAGCAGGCGTtgacttctttttcatgtCAGGATCTGAATTCGACGAGGTGTACGTGGGAGTGGGCGCAAAGCGCATTCGTGAACTATTTTCCCAAGCAAGGGCAAGAGCCCCTGCAATTGTATTCATTGACGAACTCGACGCAATTGGTGGCAAGAGGAACccaaaagatcaagcaTACGCAAAACAAACACTTAATCAGCTGCTTGTTGAGCTCGACGGTTTCTCCCAGAGCTCGGGTATTATTATCATTGGAGCCACTAATTTCCCTGAATCATTGGATAAAGCTTTGACTAGACCAGGGAGATTTGATAAAGTTGTGAACGTGGACTTGCCTGACGTGCGTGGACGTActgacattttgaagcatcaCATGAAGAAAGTCACTCTAGCGTCAGATGTGGATCCCACTATCATTGCGAGAGGCACACCAGGTCTTTCTGGTGCAGAACTGATGAATTTGGTCAACCAGGCCGCAGTGTATGCTTGCCAACAGAATGCTATTGCAGTTGATATGAACCACTTTGAATGGGCAAAAGACAAGATTTTGATGGGTGCAGAGAGAAAAACTATGGTGCTAACAGAGGCCACCAGAAAGGCGACTGCATTTCATGAAGCGGGCCATGCCATTATGGCCATGTACACCCCTGGTGCAACGCCGTTGTACAAAGCCACGATTTTGCCCAGAGGCAGAGCCTTGGGTATCACGTTTCAATTGCCTGAGATGGACAAAGTCGACATCACCAAGAAAGAATGTTTGGCTCGTCTTGATGTCTGCATGGGTGGCAAAATTGCGGAAGAAATTATCTACGGGAAAGAGAATACTACAAGCGGCTGCGGGTCTGACCTGCAAGGCGCCACTAACACAGCTAGAGCTATGATCACACAATATGGTATGAGCGAGCAAGTTGGCCCTGTGAATCTAGCAGACAAATGGGAGAGCTGGTCAGGGAAGATCAGGGATATCGCGGATAACGAGGTCATcgaagttttgaaagcgtCGGAAGAGAGAACTCGGAAACTTTTGAATGAAAGGAGTAAGGAACTACATAGGTTGGCGCAAGGCCTTGTGGAGTACGAGACGCTTGACTCCAAGGAAATGGACCTAGTTTGTAAAGGAGAGCCTCTCTCTAAAGCCAAGATGATGACAAACAAAGTTATAGAAGGACCGGACAGTGATGAAAGAAAGGAGCTCGGAGACAAATCTAAGGTTCCCGTTTTGATAAAGGCGTGA
- the BRN1 gene encoding condensin subunit BRN1 (similar to uniprot|P38170 Saccharomyces cerevisiae YBL097W BRN1 Essential protein required for chromosome condensation likely to function as an intrinsic component of the condensation machinery may influence multiple aspects of chromosome transmission and dynamics) translates to MALNVLYQAVLVRGFGNTPSSIRTIMADTIVADDDDRGLFTNKSTMMANFEQWIKMATDNKINSRNSWNFALIDYFHDLNVLKDAEDNINFQKASATLDGCVKIYSSRVDSVANETGILLSGLAQRKNQQQQGDDESGAEGAKTIENVVEGGVTIDPSTGLPISNEVDTTSRKRNYNRVLETTLVDFETLRMRELDQELSIDPLFKKALADFDEGGAKSLLLNTLHIDSSARVVFDATASHSQRNSGKPDLVEQHETSNISGEMDEDSVVSDSSHEEAEGSVLGGSGPVEQASNSHDSNMSTNHGSDHETIDVEDEILALGMDFIDFKLINEAEICPSMKSLKDVVEDINKAKSFIDDVNSKFDNFLTEKDLQSAIPDPQEDEGASYDLHDDGSLGADAGLYEDAGAMEDDQIDDPVGDHSGATDGDRSTVDPITAVMDRDVMAYFDETMKKSWRGREHWKVRNFKDRFLPKTNDNATNDTHGDAQGSEKGRDTNKPKKPPKQKFTLDFFNFNNIEEQIFDNKRKANIEMPQKLRTNPTRYLLPDDYQFSTQKVTRLFIKPQQHMSFFSHRKSKADNQRPGGILKFDEIDAHEDSQVAELADQNFWAQNYQMREQEKNVMEEEIDRPDMTAGLQNPFDDGEVDFNQAFGSEALDEFDSGSIDPPPGGSAGLTQPFGMPEGKVTYSRVSKKVDVKRLKDNIWKSISTTLQAQQKENSEQQVNEEDAAGRSTLKFTDIAENISTMYNGERKKDLSTSFCFICLLHLANEHGFEINPTEDFTDLAVEFQAEKDNT, encoded by the coding sequence ATGGCATTAAACGTCTTGTACCAAGCAGTCCTAGTAAGAGGCTTCGGGAATACGCCAAGTAGCATTAGGACCATCATGGCTGATACGATAGTGGCGGACGATGATGATAGGGGACTTTTCACAAACAAGTCCACTATGATGGCCAACTTTGAACAATGGATCAAAATGGCTACCGACAATAAAATTAATTCCAGGAACAGCTGGAACTTTGCACTTATAGATTACTTTCATGACTTGAATGTACTCAAAGATGCAGAGGATAACATCAACTTCCAGAAAGCTTCTGCAACTCTAGACGGGTGTGTCAAGATCTACTCCTCCAGAGTGGATTCGGTCGCTAATGAAACAGGCATTTTGCTCAGTGGTCTCGCACAACGTAAAaaccaacaacaacaaggcGACGATGAGAGTGGTGCAGAGGGAGCTAAGACGATAGAGAACGTTGTTGAAGGAGGAGTAACAATAGATCCCAGCACAGGCCTGCCAATATCCAATGAAGTTGACACCACAAGCCGAAAACGAAATTACAATCGCGTGTTAGAGACTACGCTGGTAGATTTTGAGACTCTTCGAATGAGGGAGCTCGACCAAGAACTTAGCATTGACcctcttttcaagaaagctttGGCTGACTTTGACGAAGGTGGTGCCAAGAGCCTTTTACTCAACACTCTTCACATTGATAGTTCTGCTAGAGTTGTTTTTGATGCAACAGCAAGTCACAGCCAAAGAAACTCTGGGAAACCTGATTTAGTTGAGCAACACGAGACTTCGAATATATCAGGAGAGATGGATGAAGATTCTGTAGTGTCCGACTCTTCGCATGAGGAAGCTGAAGGGTCAGTGCTGGGAGGATCTGGGCCCGTAGAACAAGCATCGAACTCGCATGATTCGAATATGAGTACCAATCATGGTTCTGATCATGAAACTATAGATGTGGAAGATGAGATCCTGGCGCTGGGCATGGACTTCATCGATTTCAAGTTAATAAATGAAGCAGAAATTTGCCCTTcgatgaaaagcttgaaggatgttgttgaagacatcaacaaggCCAAATCTTTTATTGACGATGTCAATAGCAAGTTTGATAACTTCCTGACGGAGAAAGATCTACAAAGCGCTATTCCTGATCCACAGGAGGACGAAGGCGCGAGTTATGACCTCCATGATGACGGCAGCCTTGGCGCTGACGCTGGCCTTTACGAAGACGCTGGTGCTATGGAGGACGACCAGATAGATGATCCCGTCGGCGATCATTCAGGGGCCACTGATGGCGATAGATCGACCGTTGACCCTATAACGGCCGTTATGGATCGTGATGTTATGGCATACTTTGATGAGaccatgaagaaaagttGGAGGGGTCGCGAGCACTGGAAAGTCCGAAATTTTAAGGACCGATTCCTACCAAAAACAAACGATAATGCGACAAACGATACCCATGGCGATGCGCAAGGCAGCGAAAAAGGAAGAGATACCAACAAGCCCAAAAAGCCTCCTAAGCAGAAGTTCACGCTTGACTTCTTTAATTTTAATAACATTGAAGAACAGATATTCGATAACAAAAGGAAGGCAAATATAGAAATGCCCCAAAAACTGCGAACAAATCCCACCCGCTACTTGCTTCCTGATGATTATCAGTTTTCGACACAGAAGGTTACAAGGCTTTTTATTAAGCCGCAACAGCAtatgagctttttctctcACAGAAAATCGAAAGCCGACAACCAGCGGCCAGGCGGAATTCTAAAGTTCGACGAAATTGATGCGCATGAGGACAGTCAAGTTGCAGAGCTTGCTGaccaaaatttctgggCCCAAAACTACCAAATGAGGgaacaagagaagaacgtcatggaagaagagataGACCGGCCAGATATGACCGCAGGTTTGCAAAATCCGTTTGATGATGGCGAGGTCGATTTTAACCAGGCTTTCGGAAGCGAGGCTCTCGACGAGTTCGACTCTGGCTCTATAGATCCGCCCCCGGGAGGCTCTGCTGGCTTAACACAGCCATTTGGCATGCCAGAGGGTAAAGTCACCTATTCTCGAGTGTCAAAGAAAGTTGACGTCAAACGTTTGAAGGACAACATCTGGAAGTCTATAAGCACAACCCTCCAAGCCCAACAGAAGGAGAACAGTGAACAACAAGtgaatgaagaggatgCTGCGGGGCGGTCGACCCTCAAGTTTACTGACATAGCTGAGAACATCAGCACTATGTACAATGGCGAGAGAAAAAAGGACTTGTCCACGAGTTTCTGTTTCATCTGCCTCCTCCACTTGGCTAATGAACATGGGTTTGAAATAAATCCAACTGAGGATTTCACAGATTTAGCGGTTGAATTTCAGGCTGAGAAAGACAACACGTAG
- the BNA4 gene encoding kynurenine 3-monooxygenase (similar to uniprot|P38169 Saccharomyces cerevisiae YBL098W BNA4 Kynurenine 3-mono oxygenase required for biosynthesis of nicotinic acid from tryptophan via kynurenine pathway): MPETVAVIGAGLVGCLAAVALAKRGYEVTLFDYRLDPRLATTQDRNLRSINLAISARGITSLEYVDKGISKRVLKDIIPMQGRMIHNLRGHQEAQNYGLFGECINSIDRGVLNNSLLDEVDNLQNVALKFGHKLSQIKFTPNAKQTCVFTTNAASAAKEYAFDFVLGCDGAYSSTRSQMQRELRMDFSQEYIDCCYIELYVPPAKEHNPKFNGKFAISPNHLHIWPRGNYMLIALANGDGSFTSTFFGPWSLVEGLDTRSKIQDFLTNNFPDAVEIIGLKQAVDAFENHPRGALMCVECSPYHLSQGRAIILGDAAHSMVPFYGQGMNCGFEDVRVLMQLLDKHSGNRAAAFEEYSSKRHTDLVSIIKLAKNNYKEMSHGVISNLYLLRKKLDTLLGRVLKDRWLPLYTMVSFRADIPYHKAIQIEQRQKKILAYLQAFILALTSLGGLGLYKVLRRALKNRK, from the coding sequence ATGCCTGAGACGGTTGCAGTTATTGGCGCAGGGCTTGTGGGGTGTCTCGCTGCCGTTGCTCTTGCTAAGAGAGGATATGAAGTCACTCTTTTTGATTACCGATTAGACCCAAGACTCGCGACGACACAGGACAGAAATTTAAGATCTATCAACCTTGCAATCTCAGCTAGAGGCATCACGTCTTTAGAATACGTTGACAAAGGAATCAGCAAGCGGGTACTGAAAGATATCATTCCAATGCAAGGCCGCATGATTCACAATCTCAGGGGCCACCAGGAGGCTCAGAACTACGGGCTGTTCGGTGAATGTATTAACTCCATCGATCGCGGCGTTCTCAACAATAGTTTGCTTGATGAGGTTGACAACCTGCAGAACGTTGCACTAAAATTTGGTCATAAACTGTCTCAGATCAAATTTACCCCCAATGCAAAGCAGACATGCGTATTCACAACGAACGCAGCTTCTGCCGCTAAGGAGTACGCTTTCGACTTTGTGCTCGGGTGCGACGGTGCCTACTCTTCCACGCGTTCCCAGATGCAGCGTGAGCTCAGAATGGACTTCTCGCAAGAATACATTGACTGTTGCTACATCGAACTTTACGTGCCGCCAGCTAAAGAGCACAATCCCAAGTTTAACGGCAAATTCGCCATATCACCCAACCACCTGCACATCTGGCCGCGTGGCAACTACATGCTGATTGCACTCGCCAACGGAGACGGATCCTTCACCTCAACTTTTTTCGGACCTTGGTCTCTTGTTGAAGGTCTCGACACCCGTTCGAAGATCCAGGACTTCCTCACTAATAACTTCCCTGATGCTGTCGAAATTATTGGACTCAAACAGGCTGTGGATGCTTTTGAGAACCATCCGCGCGGTGCTTTGATGTGCGTCGAGTGCAGCCCATATCACTTATCTCAAGGAAGGGCTATAATCTTAGGCGATGCTGCCCACTCCATGGTTCCGTTCTACGGACAGGGAATGAACTGTGGGTTCGAAGATGTGAGAGTATTGATGCAGCTGCTCGACAAGCACTCAGGAAACCGCGCTGCTGCCTTTGAGGAATACAGCTCCAAAAGGCACACTGACCTTGTATCTATCATCAAGCTCGCGAAAAATAATTACAAAGAGATGTCACACGGAGTTATCTCAAACCTCTATCTTttgcgcaagaagcttgataCCCTACTTGGCagggttttgaaggatAGGTGGCTTCCATTATATACCATGGTTTCCTTCAGAGCCGATATTCCTTATCACAAGGCAATCCAGAttgaacaaagacaaaaaaagatcCTGGCGTACTTGCAGGCCTTCATACTTGCACTCACCTCGTTGGGAGGCCTAGGCCTTTACAAGGTCTTGAGGAGGGCCCTGAAGAACCGCAAGTGA